The Arachis hypogaea cultivar Tifrunner chromosome 16, arahy.Tifrunner.gnm2.J5K5, whole genome shotgun sequence genome contains a region encoding:
- the LOC112758558 gene encoding conserved oligomeric Golgi complex subunit 4, translating into MGATPHSNGNGSILDQENGTLSSPGSATHAISSSVDFGTTEAVEYVRSLTDVGAMTRLLHECIAHQRALDVQLDDLLSQRGDLDRHLLHLQRSSEVLDIVKSDSDHMLSNVSSTCDLADDVSRKVRELDIAQSRVRSTLLRIDAIVERANCLDGVHRALENEDYEAAAKYVQTFLQIDSQYKDSASDQRERLMGAKKQLEGIVRKKLSNAVDQRDHPSILRFIRLYTPLGLEEEGLQVYVGYLKKVIAMRSRLEFEQLVELMEQNSAGGINAGMNQSPVNFVGCLTNLFKDIVLAIEENSEILSSLCGEDGIVYAICELQEECDSRGSVILKKYMEYRKLAKLSTEINAQNNNLLAVGGSPEGPDPREIELYLEEILSLMQLGEDYTEFMISKIKGLTSVDPELVPRATKAFRSGSFSKVAQDLTGFYVILEGFFMVENVRKAIRIDEHVPDSLTTSMVDDVFYVLQSCLRRAISTANISSVVAVLSGASSLLSNEYQEALQQKTREPNLGAKLFFGGVGVQKTGTEIATSLNNMDVSSEYVLKLKHEIEEQCAEVFPAPADREKVKSCLSELADSSNAFKQALNAGIEQLVATITPRIRPVLDSVGTISYELSEAEYADNEVNDPWVQRLLHAVETNVAWMQPLMTVNNYDTFVHLVIDFIVKRLEVIMMQKRFSQLGGLQLDRDARALVSHFSVMTQRTVRDKFARLTQMATILNLEKVSEILDFWGENSGPMTWRLTPAEVRRVLGLRVDFKPEAIAALKL; encoded by the exons atggGGGCAACTCCTCACTCCAACGGGAACGGTTCAATATTGGATCAGGAAAATGGCACTCTATCATCCCCCGGCAGCGCCACCCACGCCATATCATCATCGGTGGACTTCGGGACGACAGAGGCGGTGGAGTACGTGCGCTCGCTGACGGACGTGGGGGCCATGACGCGGCTGCTGCATGAGTGCATCGCCCACCAGAGGGCCCTTGACGTCCAACTCGACGACCTCCTCTCCCAGCGCGGCGACCTCGACCGCCACCTCCTCCACCTCCAGCgctcatctgaggttctcgatatTGTCAAGTCTGATTCAGACCACATGCTCTCTAACGTCTCCTCCACTTGCGACCTCGCCGATGACGTCAGCCGTAAGGTCCGGGAGCTCGACATCGCACAGTCGCGAGTCCGCTCCACGCTCCTCCGTATCGACGCCATCGTAGAGAGGGCCAACTGCCTCGACGGTGTCCACCGCGCTCTCGAAAACGAGGACTATGAGGCTGCTGCGAAGTACGTGCAGACGTTCCTCCAGATCGACTCTCAGTACAAGGATTCCGCCTCCGATCAGAGGGAGCGCTTGATGGGCGCCAAGAAGCAGCTCGAAGGGATCGTCCGGAAGAAGCTCTCCAACGCTGTGGACCAGCGTGACCACCCTTCCATTCTGAGGTTCATTCGGTTGTATACGCCGCTGGGTTTGGAGGAGGAGGGTTTGCAGGTTTACGTTGGGTACTTGAAGAAGGTGATTGCGATGCGCTCGAGGCTGGAATTTGAGCAGTTGGTGGAGTTGATGGAGCAGAATAGTGCCGGTGGCATCAATGCTGGTATGAATCAGAGCCCTGTTAACTTCGTTGGGTGTTTGACTAATTTGTTTAAGGACATTGTGTTGGCAATTGAAGAGAACAGTGAGATCTTGAGTAGTCTGTGTGGAGAGGATGGGATTGTGTATGCGATCTGTGAGCTCCAGGAGGAGTGTGATTCGAGGGGTTCTGTGATCTTGAAAAAGTATATGGAGTATAGGAAGTTGGCTAAGTTGTCCACTGAGATTAATGCTCAGAACAACAATTTGCTAGCTGTTGGAGGAAGCCCTGAGGGACCGGACCCGCGAGAGATTGAATTGTACTTGGAAGAGATCCTCTCGCTGATGCAGTTGGGTGAGGATTACACCGAGTTCATGATTTCCAAGATCAAAGGACTTACTTCTGTTGATCCTGAATTGGTCCCGCGTGCAACCAAGGCTTTCAGGAGTGGTAGTTTCAGCAAAGTGGCTCAGGATCTAACTGGGTTTTATGTGATTCTGGAGGGATTCTTCATGGTGGAAAATGTCAGGAAGGCTATCAGGATCGATGAACATGTACCTGACAGCCTTACCACTTCTATGGTAGACGATGTGTTTTATGTGTTGCAAAGTTGCTTAAGAAGGGCAATATCCACTGCTAATATCAGTTCTGTTGTGGCGGTTTTGAGTGGGGCCAGTAGTTTGTTGAGCAATGAATATCAGGAAGCCTTGCAACAGAAAACAAGAGAGCCGAACCTTGGTGCAAAGTTGTTCTTTGGTGGCGTTGGTGTGCAGAAGACTGGGACAGAAATTGCAACGTCTTTAAATAATATGGATGTTAGCAGTGAATATGTTTTGAAGCTCAAGCACGAAATTGAGGAACAATGTGCTGAG GTTTTTCCTGCGCCAGCTGACCGAGAAAAGGTGAAATCTTGTTTGTCTGAGTTGGCAGATAGCAGCAATGCTTTCAAGCAAGCTCTGAATGCCGGTATTGAGCAACTTGTTGCAACCATTACGCCACGAATACGACCCGTATTAGACAGTGTAGGAACAATCAGCTATGAGCTTTCAGAGGCGGAGTATGCAGATAATGAGGTGAATGACCCTTGGGTTCAAAGACTTCTCCATGCTGTGGAGACAAATGTGGCATGGATGCAGCCATTGATGACTGTTAACAATTATGACACTTTTGTTCATTTGGTTATTGACTTCATTGTGAAAAGGCTTGAAGTCATTATGATGCAGAAGAGATTTAGTCAGCTTGGTGGCCTTCAGCTTGACAGAGATGCTAGAGCTCTTGTAAGCCATTTCAGCGTCATGACACAGAGAACTGTTAGAGACAAGTTTGCCCGTCTTACACAAATGGCAACCATTCTAAATTTAGAAAAAGTTTCTGAGATCTTAGATTTCTGGGGTGAGAACTCGGGACCTATGACTTGGAGATTAACTCCAGCAGAGGTTAGGCGTGTATTGGGTCTACGGGTTGATTTCAAGCCAGAAGCCATAGCTGCTCTTAAGTTGTGA
- the LOC112758560 gene encoding pyruvate dehydrogenase E1 component subunit alpha-3, chloroplastic isoform X2, with protein MSFSATNFAQPRPVPVGIRSNEKSLSSDPFRFRFRGSPSFLGSPHSLRFNPTPPLKLAIPHSRRSPAAAVTDVSNGKMVKSSANMLITKEEGLELYEDMILGRFFEDMCAQMYYRGKMFGFVHLYNGQEAVSTGFIKLLKKEDTVVSTYRDHVHALSKGVPARAVMSELFGKATGCCRGQGGSMHMFSKEHNLIGGFAFIGEGIPVATGAAFSSKYRREVLKEASADHVTLAFFGDGTCNNGQFYECLNMAALWKLPIIFVVENNLWAIGMSHLRATSDPEIWKKGPAFGMAGVHVDGMDVLKVREVAKEAIERARRGDGPTLVECETYRFRGHSLADPDELRDPAEKARYAARDPISALKKYMIENKLANEQELKSIEKKIDEVLDDAVEYSDESPLPPRSQLLENVFADPKGFGIGPDGKYRCEDPKFTQGTAHV; from the exons ATGTCTTTCTCAGCAACCAACTTTGCTCAACCTCGTCCTGTCCCTGTCGGAATCAGATCCAATGAGAAGTCATTGTCTTCGGATCCCTTCAGATTCAGATTCAGAGGTTCTCCATCTTTCCTTGGATCTCCACACAGCCTTCGTTTCAATCCTACCCCTCCCCTTAAGCTTGCTATTCCTCACAGCCGCCGATCCCCTGCTGCCGCTGTCACCGATGTTTCCAACGGCAAAATGGTCAAATCCAGCGCCAATATG CTCATTACCAAAGAGGAAGGCTTGGAGCTCTATGAAGACATGATATTAGGCAGATTCTTTGAGGACATGTGCGCACAGATGTACTATAGAGGCAAAATGTTCGGTTTTGTTCACTTGTACAATGGCCAAGAAGCTGTGTCAACTGGGTTCATCAAGCTTCTAAAGAAGGAAGACACTGTAGTGAGCACCTACAGGGACCATGTTCATGCGCTGAGTAAGGGCGTACCAGCACGTGCCGTCATGAGTGAGCTCTTTGGAAAGGCCACAGGGTGCTGCAGAGGACAAGGTGGCTCAATGCACATGTTCTCAAAGGAGCATAATTTGATTGGTGGGTTTGCTTTCATTGGTGAAGGTATTCCTGTGGCAACTGGAGCAGCATTCTCCAGCAAGTACAGGAGGGAGGTGCTCAAAGAGGCAAGTGCTGATCACGTGACACTGGCGTTCTTTGGCGATGGAACTTGTAACAATGGACAGTTCTATGAATGCCTTAACATGGCAGCTTTGTGGAAATTGCCAATTATTTTTGTTGTGGAGAATAATTTGTGGGCTATTGGGATGTCACATCTGAGGGCAACTTCAGATCCTGAGATATGGAAGAAAGGACCAGCATTTGGAATGGCAGGGGTTCATGTAGATGGAATGGATGTTTTGAAGGTTAGGGAAGTCGCAAAGGAGGCAATTGAAAGAGCCCGAAGAGGAGATGGACCAACTTTGGTGGAATGTGAGACCTATAGATTTAGAGGTCACTCATTGGCTGATCCTGATGAGCTTCGTGATCCTG CTGAGAAGGCACGCTATGCTGCTAGGGATCCGATATCTGCATTGAAAAAATACATGATTGAGAACAAATTAGCAAATGAACAAGAATTGAAGAGCATAGAGAAAAAGATTGATGAGGTCCTTGATGATGCTGTTGAGTATTCAGATGAGAGCCCCCTTCCACCCCGCAGCCAGCTTCTAGAGAATGTTTTCGCTGATCCAAAAGGTTTTGGAATTGGCCCTGATGGCAAGTACAGATGTGAGGACCCAAAATTCACCCAGGGGACTGCtcatgtctaa
- the LOC112758560 gene encoding pyruvate dehydrogenase E1 component subunit alpha-3, chloroplastic isoform X1, translating to MSFSATNFAQPRPVPVGIRSNEKSLSSDPFRFRFRGSPSFLGSPHSLRFNPTPPLKLAIPHSRRSPAAAVTDVSNGKMVKSSANMLFGFVLQLITKEEGLELYEDMILGRFFEDMCAQMYYRGKMFGFVHLYNGQEAVSTGFIKLLKKEDTVVSTYRDHVHALSKGVPARAVMSELFGKATGCCRGQGGSMHMFSKEHNLIGGFAFIGEGIPVATGAAFSSKYRREVLKEASADHVTLAFFGDGTCNNGQFYECLNMAALWKLPIIFVVENNLWAIGMSHLRATSDPEIWKKGPAFGMAGVHVDGMDVLKVREVAKEAIERARRGDGPTLVECETYRFRGHSLADPDELRDPAEKARYAARDPISALKKYMIENKLANEQELKSIEKKIDEVLDDAVEYSDESPLPPRSQLLENVFADPKGFGIGPDGKYRCEDPKFTQGTAHV from the exons ATGTCTTTCTCAGCAACCAACTTTGCTCAACCTCGTCCTGTCCCTGTCGGAATCAGATCCAATGAGAAGTCATTGTCTTCGGATCCCTTCAGATTCAGATTCAGAGGTTCTCCATCTTTCCTTGGATCTCCACACAGCCTTCGTTTCAATCCTACCCCTCCCCTTAAGCTTGCTATTCCTCACAGCCGCCGATCCCCTGCTGCCGCTGTCACCGATGTTTCCAACGGCAAAATGGTCAAATCCAGCGCCAATATG TTATTTGGATTTGTGTTGCAGCTCATTACCAAAGAGGAAGGCTTGGAGCTCTATGAAGACATGATATTAGGCAGATTCTTTGAGGACATGTGCGCACAGATGTACTATAGAGGCAAAATGTTCGGTTTTGTTCACTTGTACAATGGCCAAGAAGCTGTGTCAACTGGGTTCATCAAGCTTCTAAAGAAGGAAGACACTGTAGTGAGCACCTACAGGGACCATGTTCATGCGCTGAGTAAGGGCGTACCAGCACGTGCCGTCATGAGTGAGCTCTTTGGAAAGGCCACAGGGTGCTGCAGAGGACAAGGTGGCTCAATGCACATGTTCTCAAAGGAGCATAATTTGATTGGTGGGTTTGCTTTCATTGGTGAAGGTATTCCTGTGGCAACTGGAGCAGCATTCTCCAGCAAGTACAGGAGGGAGGTGCTCAAAGAGGCAAGTGCTGATCACGTGACACTGGCGTTCTTTGGCGATGGAACTTGTAACAATGGACAGTTCTATGAATGCCTTAACATGGCAGCTTTGTGGAAATTGCCAATTATTTTTGTTGTGGAGAATAATTTGTGGGCTATTGGGATGTCACATCTGAGGGCAACTTCAGATCCTGAGATATGGAAGAAAGGACCAGCATTTGGAATGGCAGGGGTTCATGTAGATGGAATGGATGTTTTGAAGGTTAGGGAAGTCGCAAAGGAGGCAATTGAAAGAGCCCGAAGAGGAGATGGACCAACTTTGGTGGAATGTGAGACCTATAGATTTAGAGGTCACTCATTGGCTGATCCTGATGAGCTTCGTGATCCTG CTGAGAAGGCACGCTATGCTGCTAGGGATCCGATATCTGCATTGAAAAAATACATGATTGAGAACAAATTAGCAAATGAACAAGAATTGAAGAGCATAGAGAAAAAGATTGATGAGGTCCTTGATGATGCTGTTGAGTATTCAGATGAGAGCCCCCTTCCACCCCGCAGCCAGCTTCTAGAGAATGTTTTCGCTGATCCAAAAGGTTTTGGAATTGGCCCTGATGGCAAGTACAGATGTGAGGACCCAAAATTCACCCAGGGGACTGCtcatgtctaa